Proteins from a genomic interval of Maylandia zebra isolate NMK-2024a linkage group LG15, Mzebra_GT3a, whole genome shotgun sequence:
- the LOC101486556 gene encoding 3',5'-cyclic-AMP phosphodiesterase 4C isoform X4, whose product MSEALLESSGEAGSFPLSSPQPIKLKPQSPSGSPYESPRMSPGDSPRNSPRHSPLLFRKLLMNRNIALQRRFTLAYTPSFDVENGLSVGRSPLDSQTSPGSGLVLQANFPHSQRRESFLYRSDSDFDLSPKTMSRNSSTASDLHGEDMIVTPFAQVLASLRTVRSNFAVLTHLQDRVGNKRPSSSNQPPMCNPCLTEEPYQKLAMETLEELDWCLDQLETLQTRHSVSEMASNKFKRMLNRELTQLSETSRSGNQVSEYIANTFLEKQHDVEILSPPPKEKEKKKRPMSQISGVKKVTQSPGLAPASIPRFGVNTPHENLLAKQFEDIDRWGMDIFKVAEYSGNRPLTVTMYTIFQERDLLKTFDIPVDTFITFMMTLEDHYHADIAYHNSIHAADVVQSTHVLLSTPALEVVFTDLEIIAALFASAIHDVDHPGVTNQFLINTSSELALMYNDASVLENHHLAVGFKLLQEENCDIFQNLSKKQRDSLRKMVIDMVLATDMSKHMNFLADMKTMVETKKVTSLGVLLLDNYSDRIQVLQNMVHCADLSNPTKPLELYRQWTDRIMKERFTQGDRERDRGMEISPMCDKHNASIEKSQVSFIDFIVHPLWETWADLVHPDAQDILDTLEDNREWYQSMIPRSPSPSTPEEHQAEVGPAALGAGAPIPSGGGGGDKFQFELTLEEEEEEEEEADSDLESPIENESQSAAERHRDSSSPSLSPDPRSSSSSGRYRPPSPHPSRTLNLAAMSVRSPSPQRAPVSPGREGADTDRELSQEGDGVACLRLGT is encoded by the exons TTTTGATGTGGAGAATGGCCTGTCGGTGGGTCGCAGTCCACTGGACTCTCAGACTAGCCCGGGTTCTGGTCTGGTACTTCAGGCCAACTTTCCCCACAGTCAGCGCCGCGAGTCCTTCCTCTATCGCTCTGACTCAGACTTCGACCTTTCGCCCAAAACTATGTCCCGCAACTCGTCCACTGCCAGCGACCT gCATGGAGAAGACATGATAGTGACTCCATTTGCACAG gtTCTTGCCAGTCTACGAACGGTGAGAAGTAACTTTGCTGTTCTGACACATCTGCAAGATCGTGTGGGAAACAA gCGGCCGTCAAGCAGCAACCAGCCGCCCATGTGTAATCCATGTctcacag AGGAGCCTTACCAGAAGCTGGCGATGGAGACCCTGGAGGAGCTGGACTGGTGTCTGGACCAGCTGGAGACCCTGCAGACGAGACACTCGGTCAGCGAGATGGCATCCAACAAG TTTAAGAGGATGCTGAACCGCGAGCTGACACAGCTATCGGAAACAAGCCGCTCAGGGAATCAGGTGTCAGAGTACATCGCCAACACCTTCCTCG AGAAACAACATGACGTGGAAATCCTTTCTCCTCCTCcgaaggagaaggagaagaaaaagaggcCGATGTCACAGATCAGCGGTGTGAAAAAGGTCACACAAAGCCCGGGTTTGGCGCCTGCCTCCATCCCTCGCTTTGGAGTCAACACACCACACGAGAACCTGCTAGCCAAG CAATTTGAGGATATCGATCGTTGGGGTATGGATATATTCAAAGTAGCAGAATATTCTGGAAACCGTCCTCTGACAGTGACCATGTACACCATTTTCCAG GAGCGAGACCTTCTGAAAACCTTCGATATCCCAGTTGACACCTTCATCACCTTCATGATGACCTTAGAGGACCACTACCATGCAGACATAGCTTATCACAACAGCATCCACGCAGCTGATGTGGTGCAGTCCACCCACGTCCTCCTCTCCACCCCAGCTTTAGAG GTGGTTTTCACAGACCTGGAGATCATCGCCGCTCTGTTTGCCAGTGCTATCCACGATGTTGACCACCCAGGAGTCACCAACCAGTTCCTCATAAACACCA GTTCAGAGCTGGCGCTGATGTATAATGACGCGTCAGTTTTGGAAAACCACCATCTCGCTGTGGGCTTCAAACTGCTGCAGGAGGAAAACTGTGACATCTTCCAGAACCTCAGCAAGAAACAGAGAGACTCTCTCCGCAAGATGGTGATTGACATG GTGCTGGCCACAGATATGTCCAAACACATGAACTTTTTGGCAGACATGAAGACAATGGTGGAGACCAAGAAAGTCACAAGTTTGGGAGTCCTTCTACTAGACAATTACTCTGACCGTATCCAG GTTCTGCAGAACATGGTCCATTGTGCAGATTTGAGCAATCCAACCAAACCGCTGGAGCTTTACCGCCAGTGGACGGACCGCATCATGAAGGAGCGTTTCACCCAGGGAGACAGGGAGCGGGATAGAGGCATGGAGATCAGCCCCATGTGTGACAAACACAACGCCTCCATAGAAAAGAGTCAG GTGAGCTTCATTGACTTCATTGTGCACCCGCTGTGGGAGACCTGGGCCGACTTAGTGCACCCCGACGCTCAGGACATCCTGGACACACTGGAGGACAACAGGGAGTGGTACCAGAGCATGATCCCCCGCAGCCCCTCGCCTTCCACCCCAGAAGAGCACCAGGCTGAGGTGGGACCAGCAGCTTTGGGAGCAGGCGCACCCATTCcttctggaggaggaggaggggacaAGTTCCAGTTTGAATTAActctggaggaagaggaggaagaagaggaggaggcagaTTCTGACCTTGAGAGCCCCATAGAGAATGAGTCTCAGTCTGCTGCGGAGAGGCACCGAGACTCCTCCTCCCCATCTCTTTCCCCAGACccccgcagcagcagcagcagcggcaggTACCGTCCCCCTTCGCCTCACCCATCTCGGACCTTGAACCTGGCTGCCATGTCGGTGCGGAGCCCCAGCCCTCAAAGAGCGCCAGTCTCCCCAGGGCGGGAAGGTGCTGACACGGACAGAGAACTGAGCCAGGAGGGCGACGGAGTGGCCTGCCTGCGTTTGGGCACATAA
- the LOC101486556 gene encoding 3',5'-cyclic-AMP phosphodiesterase 4C isoform X10: protein MSRNSSTASDLEEGLKHWEVNWLPRHGEDMIVTPFAQVLASLRTVRSNFAVLTHLQDRVGNKRPSSSNQPPMCNPCLTEEPYQKLAMETLEELDWCLDQLETLQTRHSVSEMASNKFKRMLNRELTQLSETSRSGNQVSEYIANTFLEKQHDVEILSPPPKEKEKKKRPMSQISGVKKVTQSPGLAPASIPRFGVNTPHENLLAKQFEDIDRWGMDIFKVAEYSGNRPLTVTMYTIFQERDLLKTFDIPVDTFITFMMTLEDHYHADIAYHNSIHAADVVQSTHVLLSTPALEVVFTDLEIIAALFASAIHDVDHPGVTNQFLINTSSELALMYNDASVLENHHLAVGFKLLQEENCDIFQNLSKKQRDSLRKMVIDMVLATDMSKHMNFLADMKTMVETKKVTSLGVLLLDNYSDRIQVLQNMVHCADLSNPTKPLELYRQWTDRIMKERFTQGDRERDRGMEISPMCDKHNASIEKSQVSFIDFIVHPLWETWADLVHPDAQDILDTLEDNREWYQSMIPRSPSPSTPEEHQAEVGPAALGAGAPIPSGGGGGDKFQFELTLEEEEEEEEEADSDLESPIENESQSAAERHRDSSSPSLSPDPRSSSSSGRYRPPSPHPSRTLNLAAMSVRSPSPQRAPVSPGREGADTDRELSQEGDGVACLRLGT from the exons ATGTCCCGCAACTCGTCCACTGCCAGCGACCT GGAGGAGGGATTGAAGCATTGGGAAGTCAATTGGCTACCTCG gCATGGAGAAGACATGATAGTGACTCCATTTGCACAG gtTCTTGCCAGTCTACGAACGGTGAGAAGTAACTTTGCTGTTCTGACACATCTGCAAGATCGTGTGGGAAACAA gCGGCCGTCAAGCAGCAACCAGCCGCCCATGTGTAATCCATGTctcacag AGGAGCCTTACCAGAAGCTGGCGATGGAGACCCTGGAGGAGCTGGACTGGTGTCTGGACCAGCTGGAGACCCTGCAGACGAGACACTCGGTCAGCGAGATGGCATCCAACAAG TTTAAGAGGATGCTGAACCGCGAGCTGACACAGCTATCGGAAACAAGCCGCTCAGGGAATCAGGTGTCAGAGTACATCGCCAACACCTTCCTCG AGAAACAACATGACGTGGAAATCCTTTCTCCTCCTCcgaaggagaaggagaagaaaaagaggcCGATGTCACAGATCAGCGGTGTGAAAAAGGTCACACAAAGCCCGGGTTTGGCGCCTGCCTCCATCCCTCGCTTTGGAGTCAACACACCACACGAGAACCTGCTAGCCAAG CAATTTGAGGATATCGATCGTTGGGGTATGGATATATTCAAAGTAGCAGAATATTCTGGAAACCGTCCTCTGACAGTGACCATGTACACCATTTTCCAG GAGCGAGACCTTCTGAAAACCTTCGATATCCCAGTTGACACCTTCATCACCTTCATGATGACCTTAGAGGACCACTACCATGCAGACATAGCTTATCACAACAGCATCCACGCAGCTGATGTGGTGCAGTCCACCCACGTCCTCCTCTCCACCCCAGCTTTAGAG GTGGTTTTCACAGACCTGGAGATCATCGCCGCTCTGTTTGCCAGTGCTATCCACGATGTTGACCACCCAGGAGTCACCAACCAGTTCCTCATAAACACCA GTTCAGAGCTGGCGCTGATGTATAATGACGCGTCAGTTTTGGAAAACCACCATCTCGCTGTGGGCTTCAAACTGCTGCAGGAGGAAAACTGTGACATCTTCCAGAACCTCAGCAAGAAACAGAGAGACTCTCTCCGCAAGATGGTGATTGACATG GTGCTGGCCACAGATATGTCCAAACACATGAACTTTTTGGCAGACATGAAGACAATGGTGGAGACCAAGAAAGTCACAAGTTTGGGAGTCCTTCTACTAGACAATTACTCTGACCGTATCCAG GTTCTGCAGAACATGGTCCATTGTGCAGATTTGAGCAATCCAACCAAACCGCTGGAGCTTTACCGCCAGTGGACGGACCGCATCATGAAGGAGCGTTTCACCCAGGGAGACAGGGAGCGGGATAGAGGCATGGAGATCAGCCCCATGTGTGACAAACACAACGCCTCCATAGAAAAGAGTCAG GTGAGCTTCATTGACTTCATTGTGCACCCGCTGTGGGAGACCTGGGCCGACTTAGTGCACCCCGACGCTCAGGACATCCTGGACACACTGGAGGACAACAGGGAGTGGTACCAGAGCATGATCCCCCGCAGCCCCTCGCCTTCCACCCCAGAAGAGCACCAGGCTGAGGTGGGACCAGCAGCTTTGGGAGCAGGCGCACCCATTCcttctggaggaggaggaggggacaAGTTCCAGTTTGAATTAActctggaggaagaggaggaagaagaggaggaggcagaTTCTGACCTTGAGAGCCCCATAGAGAATGAGTCTCAGTCTGCTGCGGAGAGGCACCGAGACTCCTCCTCCCCATCTCTTTCCCCAGACccccgcagcagcagcagcagcggcaggTACCGTCCCCCTTCGCCTCACCCATCTCGGACCTTGAACCTGGCTGCCATGTCGGTGCGGAGCCCCAGCCCTCAAAGAGCGCCAGTCTCCCCAGGGCGGGAAGGTGCTGACACGGACAGAGAACTGAGCCAGGAGGGCGACGGAGTGGCCTGCCTGCGTTTGGGCACATAA
- the LOC101486556 gene encoding 3',5'-cyclic-AMP phosphodiesterase 4C isoform X11 codes for MIVTPFAQVLASLRTVRSNFAVLTHLQDRVGNKRPSSSNQPPMCNPCLTEEPYQKLAMETLEELDWCLDQLETLQTRHSVSEMASNKFKRMLNRELTQLSETSRSGNQVSEYIANTFLEKQHDVEILSPPPKEKEKKKRPMSQISGVKKVTQSPGLAPASIPRFGVNTPHENLLAKQFEDIDRWGMDIFKVAEYSGNRPLTVTMYTIFQERDLLKTFDIPVDTFITFMMTLEDHYHADIAYHNSIHAADVVQSTHVLLSTPALEVVFTDLEIIAALFASAIHDVDHPGVTNQFLINTSSELALMYNDASVLENHHLAVGFKLLQEENCDIFQNLSKKQRDSLRKMVIDMVLATDMSKHMNFLADMKTMVETKKVTSLGVLLLDNYSDRIQVLQNMVHCADLSNPTKPLELYRQWTDRIMKERFTQGDRERDRGMEISPMCDKHNASIEKSQVSFIDFIVHPLWETWADLVHPDAQDILDTLEDNREWYQSMIPRSPSPSTPEEHQAEVGPAALGAGAPIPSGGGGGDKFQFELTLEEEEEEEEEADSDLESPIENESQSAAERHRDSSSPSLSPDPRSSSSSGRYRPPSPHPSRTLNLAAMSVRSPSPQRAPVSPGREGADTDRELSQEGDGVACLRLGT; via the exons ATGATAGTGACTCCATTTGCACAG gtTCTTGCCAGTCTACGAACGGTGAGAAGTAACTTTGCTGTTCTGACACATCTGCAAGATCGTGTGGGAAACAA gCGGCCGTCAAGCAGCAACCAGCCGCCCATGTGTAATCCATGTctcacag AGGAGCCTTACCAGAAGCTGGCGATGGAGACCCTGGAGGAGCTGGACTGGTGTCTGGACCAGCTGGAGACCCTGCAGACGAGACACTCGGTCAGCGAGATGGCATCCAACAAG TTTAAGAGGATGCTGAACCGCGAGCTGACACAGCTATCGGAAACAAGCCGCTCAGGGAATCAGGTGTCAGAGTACATCGCCAACACCTTCCTCG AGAAACAACATGACGTGGAAATCCTTTCTCCTCCTCcgaaggagaaggagaagaaaaagaggcCGATGTCACAGATCAGCGGTGTGAAAAAGGTCACACAAAGCCCGGGTTTGGCGCCTGCCTCCATCCCTCGCTTTGGAGTCAACACACCACACGAGAACCTGCTAGCCAAG CAATTTGAGGATATCGATCGTTGGGGTATGGATATATTCAAAGTAGCAGAATATTCTGGAAACCGTCCTCTGACAGTGACCATGTACACCATTTTCCAG GAGCGAGACCTTCTGAAAACCTTCGATATCCCAGTTGACACCTTCATCACCTTCATGATGACCTTAGAGGACCACTACCATGCAGACATAGCTTATCACAACAGCATCCACGCAGCTGATGTGGTGCAGTCCACCCACGTCCTCCTCTCCACCCCAGCTTTAGAG GTGGTTTTCACAGACCTGGAGATCATCGCCGCTCTGTTTGCCAGTGCTATCCACGATGTTGACCACCCAGGAGTCACCAACCAGTTCCTCATAAACACCA GTTCAGAGCTGGCGCTGATGTATAATGACGCGTCAGTTTTGGAAAACCACCATCTCGCTGTGGGCTTCAAACTGCTGCAGGAGGAAAACTGTGACATCTTCCAGAACCTCAGCAAGAAACAGAGAGACTCTCTCCGCAAGATGGTGATTGACATG GTGCTGGCCACAGATATGTCCAAACACATGAACTTTTTGGCAGACATGAAGACAATGGTGGAGACCAAGAAAGTCACAAGTTTGGGAGTCCTTCTACTAGACAATTACTCTGACCGTATCCAG GTTCTGCAGAACATGGTCCATTGTGCAGATTTGAGCAATCCAACCAAACCGCTGGAGCTTTACCGCCAGTGGACGGACCGCATCATGAAGGAGCGTTTCACCCAGGGAGACAGGGAGCGGGATAGAGGCATGGAGATCAGCCCCATGTGTGACAAACACAACGCCTCCATAGAAAAGAGTCAG GTGAGCTTCATTGACTTCATTGTGCACCCGCTGTGGGAGACCTGGGCCGACTTAGTGCACCCCGACGCTCAGGACATCCTGGACACACTGGAGGACAACAGGGAGTGGTACCAGAGCATGATCCCCCGCAGCCCCTCGCCTTCCACCCCAGAAGAGCACCAGGCTGAGGTGGGACCAGCAGCTTTGGGAGCAGGCGCACCCATTCcttctggaggaggaggaggggacaAGTTCCAGTTTGAATTAActctggaggaagaggaggaagaagaggaggaggcagaTTCTGACCTTGAGAGCCCCATAGAGAATGAGTCTCAGTCTGCTGCGGAGAGGCACCGAGACTCCTCCTCCCCATCTCTTTCCCCAGACccccgcagcagcagcagcagcggcaggTACCGTCCCCCTTCGCCTCACCCATCTCGGACCTTGAACCTGGCTGCCATGTCGGTGCGGAGCCCCAGCCCTCAAAGAGCGCCAGTCTCCCCAGGGCGGGAAGGTGCTGACACGGACAGAGAACTGAGCCAGGAGGGCGACGGAGTGGCCTGCCTGCGTTTGGGCACATAA